CGCCAGTGGACGCACTTACAAGGGTGGGCTTACAGCGCGATTTTAAGTATAGCAGTTGTATATAATAAGAATCACAAAGATTAGAATATATACGAAAAATAGTTGTTGATTGGAACAACCATATAGCTTTCTTAAGCAATCTGCTCCATGATGAAGGCTAGAACATTTATTTGGCTACTTGTAAGACCATTCTATAGGTTATCAAAGAAAGCGCGCAGGATTCCAGGAATACTAGTCTGGCAGCTATATGACAGAAGAAGGTGCTTAAAATTAGATCGCCTTAAAGAGAACTTAAAAAGCAACAATACATTATCATATTACAACGACTTAGACCAAAAGCTTCATAAGAACGAATCTTCCTCTTTTATTGGGATTATTAAGGATGTTAAGCTATACGGCCCGTATAGACTTGCCATAACTTCTAGTAATAAGGTCATTGCGGATAACTCAGTACCCATCGATTCATCAGTATACAAAGCCGTCGCTTATTCATTACCTTCGAGGCTTCCAAACATGTCTGACGTCGAATCAAATGACTCAGTGCTTAATTTGGTGAACCCATTAAGCTGCTGGTATTACCATTGGATGCTTGAATGCCTGACACGCCTTTGCCCTTACGATAGAGCATGCCGTTCCTTTTCGATTCAGTTCTCAATACTCATCCCCAATGACGCACCTTCTTTCATCCCAGAATCCTTAAAAATTCTAGGTTATGAGGATCGAATTGTTACCTCTGACAAACCTGTTGTATTAGCAAAAAATTTTCTAGTTTCATCTTACAGGCGAATCAATGGTCGCCTGCCCAAATCAGCATGCCAATGGCTCAGAAATGTTTTTTTCAGAGCTTTGGATATCACTTCTTCAGATACGACAAAGCCCAGAGACATATACATTAGCCGAAAGCACGCACAAAAGCGACGTGTCGTTAATGAAGAGGAGCTGACTGAAAACTTAGAAAGTCGAGGCTTTGAAATACATGAACTAGAGAATCTACCACTTGCTGATCAGATTAAACTTTTTGCAAATGCAAGAACCGTAATCGCACCTCATGGCGGTGGTCTAACGAATATAATTTTTTCTTCACGGAAGGATTTTCATGTAATTGAACTTAATCGAGCTAATGAACCTAATGGCTGCTATCGTAACTTGGCGTCAGACAATGGTTTGAAATTCTCTCAGATAGCATGTGAAGAAGATGACCTGGACTATATTGTAGACCTGAATCATGTGAACTACACCCTCGATTCTAAAAGGTAATCCCGTGACATATCCCACTATTCTCAATACCTCCAGACTCATCGAGAAGATTAATAACCCACTTTGCGGACCAGGTATTCTGTAAAAAACTTGTCACAGAAAAAGTCTTGCCATGGGGCATATACTTCAGCTCCAATCTTAATTGGGTTTTGTATTATAAACACACTAATCACCTTACACTACTACATGAAAAAAAACACCACGACCTCCAAACTGCCATATTCACGTACAGGACTCACCGCGCTGCTTGGTCTAGGTGCCGCTACGAGTGCCAATGCCGCCGTCGTAATGTCTACGACCGTAGGCTCAGGCCTTCGTCCGCCTGCCACCTCGGGCTCAATTGGCTGGGACATCGATAATGACGGAGCAAATGATTTT
The Rubellicoccus peritrichatus DNA segment above includes these coding regions:
- a CDS encoding glycosyltransferase family 61 protein; its protein translation is MMKARTFIWLLVRPFYRLSKKARRIPGILVWQLYDRRRCLKLDRLKENLKSNNTLSYYNDLDQKLHKNESSSFIGIIKDVKLYGPYRLAITSSNKVIADNSVPIDSSVYKAVAYSLPSRLPNMSDVESNDSVLNLVNPLSCWYYHWMLECLTRLCPYDRACRSFSIQFSILIPNDAPSFIPESLKILGYEDRIVTSDKPVVLAKNFLVSSYRRINGRLPKSACQWLRNVFFRALDITSSDTTKPRDIYISRKHAQKRRVVNEEELTENLESRGFEIHELENLPLADQIKLFANARTVIAPHGGGLTNIIFSSRKDFHVIELNRANEPNGCYRNLASDNGLKFSQIACEEDDLDYIVDLNHVNYTLDSKR